In one window of Tellurirhabdus rosea DNA:
- a CDS encoding plastocyanin/azurin family copper-binding protein — protein MPQFCKPICLLLLFVSTLSMGQATDTTLVIKAIAGLQYDVPRFAVRPGTRVTIKVENYDDMAHNLVVVRPGARTRVVNAALNLGENAIRQHYVPRMPDVVAHTSSIEPGRSETLTFAVPAEQGAYSYVCTFPGHGFVMYGALYVTRNPQRLPPLAQDPNIAANRKDPATGHEGHESASGHPFDLKLPAVYRTFMPDCSPAAIAVGLPNAQSYCWDAGTCRLRYAWSGGFVDMAEQWEAKGSKLSHPVGDVYYRDTAGFPFRVANKEASDVQFLGYRLINRYPEFRYTVDGLEVRELIKPAAKGRGLVRQFTLASAAKPVSFVCKSGDGARLIASVGKVQNGLLQLPAGTKSFTITMLAE, from the coding sequence ATGCCCCAATTCTGTAAGCCTATCTGCCTTCTTCTTTTATTTGTCAGCACGTTGTCGATGGGTCAGGCGACCGACACGACGCTGGTCATCAAAGCCATTGCCGGACTTCAGTACGACGTGCCCCGTTTTGCCGTCCGTCCGGGTACCCGCGTAACCATCAAAGTCGAGAATTACGACGACATGGCGCACAACCTGGTCGTGGTGCGGCCCGGTGCCCGTACGCGGGTGGTCAATGCGGCCCTGAACCTGGGCGAAAATGCCATCCGGCAGCATTACGTCCCCCGTATGCCGGACGTGGTGGCGCATACGAGCAGCATCGAGCCGGGCCGTTCGGAAACGCTGACCTTCGCGGTGCCCGCCGAGCAGGGAGCCTATTCCTACGTCTGTACCTTTCCCGGGCACGGATTTGTCATGTACGGCGCCCTGTACGTGACCCGCAATCCGCAGAGGCTGCCGCCGCTGGCCCAGGACCCCAACATTGCCGCCAACCGCAAAGACCCCGCGACCGGGCACGAAGGCCACGAATCCGCTTCCGGCCATCCGTTTGACCTCAAACTGCCGGCGGTCTATCGCACCTTCATGCCGGATTGCAGCCCGGCCGCCATTGCCGTCGGACTGCCCAACGCGCAGTCGTACTGCTGGGATGCGGGCACCTGTCGGCTGCGGTACGCCTGGTCGGGCGGGTTTGTCGATATGGCCGAACAGTGGGAGGCCAAGGGCAGCAAACTGTCGCATCCGGTGGGCGATGTGTACTACCGGGATACGGCCGGATTTCCGTTTCGGGTGGCGAACAAAGAGGCCAGCGACGTGCAGTTTCTGGGCTATCGGCTCATCAACCGCTATCCGGAATTCCGCTATACCGTCGATGGGCTGGAGGTAAGGGAGCTGATTAAACCCGCGGCGAAAGGTCGTGGTCTGGTGCGGCAGTTTACGCTCGCCAGCGCGGCTAAGCCCGTTTCCTTTGTCTGCAAATCGGGCGACGGTGCCCGGCTGATTGCCTCCGTGGGCAAGGTCCAGAACGGTCTGCTGCAACTGCCCGCCGGAACAAAGTCTTTCACGATAACGATGCTGGCTGAATAA
- a CDS encoding S8 family serine peptidase produces MRFRALAGLTLLTGFLACQSDKDVEPAADCLVKASALSGQPIANAYIVTYKPSEPVTATSPNARMAATSAIQRLLDKHELADAQPELLVSGEKTSFLAHISAPEAAELKTDPAVELVEPDRVVSLCSCVDVATVSTLSWNVSATGFGRGDRQTDKTAWVLDTGIDFDHPDLNVDEERSQNFIGGTTADDDNGHGTHVAGIIGALNNTIGVTGVASGVSLVALKILDSEGDGKLSTIVQAVGYVSRVGKAGDVINISIGGEGISTTLERTIRAAADKGILFAIAAGNEGKNASDYAPANINHPNVFTVSAMDRNLNFAEFSNFGPDIDVCAYGVRIQSTYKDGRYATLSGTSMAAPHVAGLLLIRGANIPKRGFVTNDPDGTPDPIARE; encoded by the coding sequence ATGCGTTTTCGCGCACTTGCCGGATTGACCCTGCTCACCGGATTCCTTGCCTGCCAGTCCGACAAGGATGTTGAGCCCGCCGCCGATTGCCTTGTCAAGGCCTCTGCCCTCAGCGGCCAGCCTATTGCCAACGCCTACATTGTCACTTACAAGCCGTCCGAGCCGGTAACTGCCACCAGCCCGAACGCCCGGATGGCCGCCACCAGCGCCATTCAGCGTCTGCTGGACAAGCATGAGCTGGCCGATGCGCAGCCCGAACTGCTGGTCTCCGGAGAAAAAACGTCCTTTCTCGCCCATATCTCCGCACCGGAAGCCGCCGAACTAAAAACCGACCCGGCGGTGGAGCTCGTCGAGCCGGACCGCGTGGTTTCGCTCTGCAGCTGCGTGGACGTGGCGACGGTTTCGACCCTGTCCTGGAACGTGTCGGCGACCGGCTTCGGCCGCGGCGATCGCCAGACGGACAAAACTGCCTGGGTGCTGGATACGGGCATCGATTTTGACCATCCCGATCTGAATGTGGACGAGGAGCGCAGCCAGAACTTTATCGGCGGCACTACGGCGGACGACGACAACGGCCACGGCACGCACGTAGCGGGCATCATCGGGGCGCTGAACAACACCATCGGGGTAACCGGCGTTGCTTCCGGCGTGAGTCTGGTGGCGCTGAAGATTCTGGACAGCGAAGGCGACGGGAAGCTTTCGACCATCGTGCAGGCGGTCGGCTACGTCTCCCGCGTCGGCAAGGCTGGCGACGTGATCAACATCAGCATCGGCGGCGAAGGCATTTCCACCACGCTGGAACGGACCATCAGGGCGGCCGCCGACAAAGGCATTCTGTTTGCCATTGCCGCCGGGAACGAAGGCAAAAACGCCAGCGACTACGCGCCCGCCAACATCAATCACCCGAACGTGTTTACGGTGTCGGCGATGGACCGGAACCTGAACTTTGCCGAATTTTCCAACTTCGGTCCGGATATCGACGTGTGTGCGTACGGCGTCCGGATTCAGTCTACGTACAAGGACGGTCGGTACGCTACCCTGTCGGGAACGTCGATGGCCGCCCCGCACGTGGCCGGTCTGCTGCTCATCCGGGGAGCCAATATTCCCAAACGCGGCTTTGTTACCAACGATCCCGACGGAACACCCGACCCGATTGCCCGGGAGTAA
- a CDS encoding sulfite exporter TauE/SafE family protein, which produces MADNPEVVFEKSADEPVASLKHLDLNGLTVRLDGDRAPEQAAELQKAFPQAKIKVGASTLLLRKRNRTEIAIYIFAALSLMIVGHLTFSYFTLDRLTLLASSVEVNPDIFYFLMAGFVAQMIDGALGMAYGVTATTFLINVGISPVFATASVHSSEIFTSGVSGYMHLKFGNINSKLFKAVLIPGVIGAALGAFLISSLSELELIAKYLQPVISVYTAILGILIIKKALTKRTKKQPVRKIGLLAWFGGFVDAIGGGGWGPIVNSTLIASGRHPRYTIGSVNLAEFFVSFASSVVFALYIGLENYGLVILGLILGGMVAAPIAAHLSRRLPVKTMMVLVGIVVIIVSLRKILQFI; this is translated from the coding sequence ATGGCTGATAATCCGGAGGTGGTTTTCGAAAAGTCGGCAGATGAGCCGGTGGCTTCCCTGAAACATCTGGACCTTAACGGGCTGACCGTGAGGCTGGACGGCGATCGGGCTCCCGAACAGGCTGCCGAGCTGCAGAAGGCCTTCCCTCAGGCAAAAATAAAGGTCGGCGCTTCCACACTCCTGCTCCGGAAGCGCAACCGGACCGAAATAGCCATCTATATTTTTGCGGCCCTGTCGCTGATGATTGTCGGCCATCTGACTTTCAGCTATTTCACCCTCGACCGGCTGACGCTGCTGGCCAGTTCCGTGGAGGTCAATCCGGATATTTTTTACTTTCTGATGGCCGGTTTTGTGGCCCAGATGATCGACGGGGCGCTGGGCATGGCGTACGGCGTGACGGCGACCACGTTTCTGATCAACGTCGGCATCAGTCCGGTATTTGCCACGGCCAGCGTGCACAGTTCGGAGATTTTCACCAGCGGCGTTTCGGGGTACATGCACCTGAAATTTGGCAACATCAACAGCAAGCTGTTCAAGGCCGTGCTGATTCCGGGGGTGATCGGGGCCGCGCTCGGCGCTTTTCTGATTTCGTCCCTGTCGGAACTGGAATTGATCGCCAAATACCTGCAGCCGGTCATTTCGGTGTACACGGCGATTCTGGGTATTCTGATCATCAAGAAGGCACTCACCAAGCGGACCAAGAAGCAGCCCGTTCGCAAGATTGGCCTGCTGGCGTGGTTCGGCGGGTTTGTGGACGCCATCGGCGGCGGCGGCTGGGGTCCGATTGTCAACTCGACCCTCATTGCTTCCGGACGCCATCCGCGCTACACCATCGGCTCGGTCAACCTGGCCGAATTCTTCGTCTCCTTCGCCAGCTCCGTCGTGTTTGCCCTGTACATTGGTCTGGAAAACTACGGGCTGGTCATTCTGGGACTCATCCTGGGCGGAATGGTCGCCGCCCCCATCGCCGCCCATCTTTCGCGTCGTCTGCCCGTGAAAACGATGATGGTGCTGGTCGGAATTGTCGTGATCATCGTAAGTTTGCGGAAGATTTTACAATTTATTTAG
- a CDS encoding trans-sulfuration enzyme family protein — protein MKKQTKAIRTQTGKTQYREHSTPLFLTSSFTFESAEQGKALFEETEEGNIYSRFSNPNVTEFVDKVCMLEGAEEGIATATGMAAVFASMAGLLQSGDHIVACRALFGSAHQIITQILAKWGITHTYVDATATEAEWEAAMQPNTKMVYLETPSNPGLELVDLEMLGRLKQKYGFILNVDNCFATPILQTPLDFGADLSVHSATKYMDGQGRVLGGIVVGPKELIAPIRFFARHTGPSLSPFNAWTLSKSLETLELRMEKHCSNALRLAEALQQHPDVQKVLYPFLPSHPQFELAQKQMSAGGAIVTIELEGGFERVKAFYDALTIPTLSSNLGDTRTIVTNPNTTTHAKLKPDEKAVLGITPGLIRISVGLENVEDLIEDFTQAVTKSAEELQAAS, from the coding sequence ATGAAAAAACAAACCAAAGCCATACGCACCCAGACGGGTAAAACGCAGTATCGCGAGCACTCAACCCCGCTGTTTTTAACCTCCAGCTTCACGTTTGAAAGCGCCGAACAGGGTAAGGCCTTGTTTGAGGAAACGGAGGAAGGAAATATTTACAGCCGTTTTTCGAACCCGAACGTCACCGAGTTTGTGGACAAGGTCTGCATGCTGGAAGGTGCCGAAGAAGGCATTGCGACGGCAACGGGCATGGCGGCGGTGTTTGCCAGTATGGCGGGTTTGCTGCAATCGGGCGACCATATTGTGGCCTGCCGGGCCCTGTTCGGTTCGGCGCACCAGATCATCACCCAGATACTGGCAAAATGGGGCATCACGCATACCTACGTGGACGCTACGGCTACGGAAGCCGAGTGGGAAGCGGCCATGCAGCCGAACACGAAAATGGTTTACCTGGAAACGCCCTCCAACCCCGGCCTCGAACTGGTCGATCTGGAAATGCTGGGTCGGCTGAAACAGAAGTACGGCTTTATCCTGAACGTGGACAACTGCTTTGCCACGCCGATTCTGCAGACGCCGCTGGATTTCGGGGCTGACCTGTCGGTCCACTCGGCCACGAAGTACATGGACGGGCAGGGACGGGTGCTGGGCGGCATCGTGGTTGGACCGAAAGAACTCATTGCGCCCATCCGGTTTTTTGCGCGGCATACGGGTCCGTCGCTGTCGCCCTTCAACGCCTGGACGCTGTCGAAAAGCCTCGAAACGCTGGAACTGCGCATGGAAAAGCACTGCTCGAACGCGCTGAGACTGGCCGAAGCTCTCCAGCAGCATCCGGACGTGCAGAAAGTGCTGTATCCGTTTCTGCCTTCGCACCCGCAATTCGAGCTGGCGCAGAAGCAGATGTCGGCGGGCGGGGCCATCGTCACGATTGAACTGGAAGGCGGTTTTGAGCGCGTGAAAGCGTTTTATGACGCGCTGACGATTCCGACGCTGTCCTCAAACCTGGGTGATACGCGCACGATCGTCACCAACCCGAACACCACGACGCACGCAAAGCTGAAGCCCGATGAAAAAGCAGTCCTCGGCATCACGCCGGGCCTGATCCGGATTTCGGTAGGTCTGGAAAACGTGGAGGATTTGATTGAGGACTTTACGCAGGCGGTAACCAAGTCGGCGGAGGAGTTGCAGGCTGCGAGTTAA
- a CDS encoding UPF0175 family protein, with the protein MKTIEVQIPDWANEGELLFQIAGMFFAKGVLSSGQAAEMAGITKAEFLEKVGQLGVSIFGETPEDIANL; encoded by the coding sequence ATGAAAACTATAGAAGTTCAGATTCCGGATTGGGCCAATGAAGGAGAACTACTTTTTCAGATTGCAGGTATGTTTTTTGCGAAAGGTGTCCTTTCCTCAGGTCAGGCGGCAGAAATGGCAGGCATTACGAAGGCTGAGTTTCTTGAAAAAGTAGGGCAACTAGGCGTTTCCATCTTTGGAGAAACACCGGAGGATATTGCAAATCTTTAA
- a CDS encoding Gfo/Idh/MocA family protein: protein MLTALVDSSAQSPKPVRVGVAGLVHSHVHWILGRKPQGDIELVGIAEPNKALAEKFLKRHNLPMSLWYPSLEAMIAQTKPTAVMDFGRIVDHLQTVKTCAPKGIHVMVEKPLAVSLDHARQMESLAKKHKIQLLTNYETTWYDSNHYAFDLVNGRKAVGDIRKIVVHDGHEGPKEIGVDPEFFEWLTDPATNGAGALFDFGCYGADLATWLMNGQRPLTVTAVTQTIKPEIYPKVDDEATIVLTYPKAQVVIQASWNWPFSRKDMEVYGKTGYVMTLDNRRMRIRLPGEKTESAQDAPAGTAPAKDPFAYLAAVIRGDGKPIDGLTSLPTNMVVMEILDAARRSAREKRPVSL from the coding sequence ATGTTGACAGCTCTTGTTGACAGTTCTGCCCAGTCTCCTAAACCCGTCCGGGTCGGGGTGGCCGGACTGGTGCACTCGCACGTGCACTGGATTCTGGGCCGCAAGCCGCAGGGCGATATTGAACTGGTGGGAATTGCCGAACCGAATAAGGCGCTGGCCGAGAAATTTCTGAAACGGCACAACCTGCCGATGAGCCTGTGGTATCCGTCGCTGGAGGCCATGATCGCCCAAACGAAGCCGACCGCGGTAATGGATTTCGGGCGCATTGTGGACCACCTGCAAACCGTCAAAACCTGCGCGCCGAAAGGCATTCACGTCATGGTGGAAAAACCGCTGGCCGTGAGCCTCGACCACGCCCGGCAGATGGAAAGTCTGGCTAAAAAGCACAAGATCCAGTTGCTGACGAACTACGAAACGACCTGGTACGACAGCAACCACTACGCTTTTGACCTCGTGAACGGCCGGAAAGCGGTGGGCGACATCCGGAAAATCGTGGTCCACGACGGGCACGAAGGCCCAAAGGAAATCGGCGTCGATCCGGAATTCTTCGAATGGCTGACCGACCCCGCTACCAACGGAGCCGGAGCGCTGTTCGATTTCGGCTGTTACGGGGCCGATCTGGCCACCTGGCTGATGAACGGACAGCGTCCGCTGACGGTCACGGCCGTGACGCAGACCATCAAACCGGAGATTTATCCGAAAGTGGACGACGAAGCCACGATTGTTCTGACTTATCCGAAAGCGCAGGTGGTCATCCAGGCGTCCTGGAACTGGCCTTTCAGCCGCAAGGACATGGAAGTTTACGGCAAGACGGGCTATGTGATGACGCTGGACAACAGGCGGATGCGCATCCGGCTTCCGGGCGAGAAAACCGAATCAGCCCAGGACGCGCCCGCGGGAACGGCTCCGGCCAAAGATCCGTTTGCCTATTTGGCGGCGGTGATTCGCGGCGACGGCAAACCCATCGACGGACTCACCTCGCTGCCGACTAATATGGTGGTGATGGAGATTCTGGACGCGGCGCGGCGTTCGGCGCGGGAAAAGCGGCCGGTATCGCTGTAA
- a CDS encoding phosphoadenylyl-sulfate reductase, which produces MIAEPSYTLESLSAQLAGKSEVDALRTLAELFPGQVVFSTSLGYEDQVVTDMIFANNIPIRVFTLDTGRLFHETYQVWNKTNSRYDARIESYFPNQEAIEKLMSEKGPFSFYESVENRKECCFLRKVEPLNRALAGNKIWITGIRAEQSPNRQTMTQLEWDESHQLFKFHPLMNWSFEQVKDYVRANNVPYNPLHDKGFVSIGCQPCTRAIREGEDFRAGRWWWEDQSKKECGLHAK; this is translated from the coding sequence ATGATTGCAGAACCTTCCTATACACTCGAAAGCCTGTCGGCGCAGTTGGCGGGTAAATCCGAAGTCGACGCGCTGCGGACACTGGCAGAGTTGTTTCCGGGTCAGGTCGTTTTTTCGACCAGCCTCGGCTACGAAGACCAGGTGGTAACGGACATGATTTTTGCGAACAACATTCCCATTCGGGTCTTTACGCTCGATACGGGCCGGTTGTTTCACGAAACGTATCAGGTCTGGAACAAGACCAACAGTCGCTACGACGCCCGAATAGAAAGCTACTTTCCCAATCAGGAAGCCATCGAAAAACTGATGAGCGAAAAAGGCCCGTTCAGCTTCTACGAATCGGTCGAAAACCGCAAGGAATGCTGCTTTCTCCGCAAGGTGGAGCCGCTGAACCGGGCGCTGGCGGGCAACAAAATCTGGATTACGGGCATCCGCGCCGAACAGTCGCCCAACCGGCAGACCATGACGCAGCTCGAATGGGACGAAAGCCACCAGCTGTTCAAGTTTCACCCGCTGATGAACTGGTCGTTTGAGCAGGTCAAAGACTACGTGCGGGCCAACAACGTGCCCTACAATCCCCTGCACGACAAAGGCTTTGTGAGCATCGGCTGCCAGCCCTGCACCCGCGCCATCCGCGAAGGCGAAGACTTCCGCGCCGGCCGCTGGTGGTGGGAAGACCAGTCGAAGAAGGAATGTGGACTCCATGCAAAATGA
- the cysD gene encoding sulfate adenylyltransferase subunit CysD: MKLDYLDQLESEAIHIMREVAGQFERPALLFSGGKDSITLVHLALKAFRPGKFPFPLVHIDTGHNFQEALDFRDNLAERLGEKLIVRYVEDTIREKKLKEPTGRNASRNGLQTFTLLDTIEEFEFDACIGGARRDEEKARAKERVFSVRDEFGSWDPKRQRPELWNTYNGKIHKGENVRVFPISNWTELDVWNYIKREKIDLPGIYFAHDRECILRDGKLLATAGGVIQREETDQIVTRKVRFRTVGDISCTAAVESDASTLDDVINEIQATRISERGETRIDDQVSEAAMEDRKKGGYF, translated from the coding sequence ATGAAACTCGATTATCTCGATCAACTCGAATCCGAAGCGATTCATATCATGCGCGAAGTGGCCGGGCAGTTTGAGCGGCCCGCGCTCTTGTTTTCGGGCGGAAAAGACTCCATTACGCTGGTGCATCTGGCCCTGAAAGCGTTCCGTCCGGGCAAATTCCCGTTCCCGCTGGTGCATATCGATACGGGCCATAACTTTCAGGAAGCCCTCGATTTCCGCGATAATCTGGCCGAACGGCTGGGCGAAAAGCTGATCGTCCGCTACGTGGAAGACACCATTCGGGAGAAAAAGCTGAAGGAGCCGACCGGCCGCAACGCCAGCCGCAACGGCTTGCAGACGTTTACCCTGCTGGATACCATCGAAGAGTTTGAATTCGACGCCTGCATCGGGGGTGCCCGCCGGGATGAGGAGAAAGCCCGCGCCAAAGAACGGGTCTTTTCCGTCCGCGACGAATTCGGCTCCTGGGACCCGAAGCGGCAGCGTCCGGAGCTTTGGAACACCTATAACGGCAAGATTCACAAAGGAGAAAACGTCCGCGTGTTCCCGATCTCGAACTGGACCGAACTGGATGTCTGGAACTACATCAAGCGCGAAAAAATCGACCTGCCGGGCATCTACTTCGCCCACGACCGCGAGTGTATCCTGCGCGACGGTAAACTGCTGGCTACGGCCGGCGGCGTTATCCAGCGCGAGGAAACCGACCAGATCGTGACGCGGAAAGTGCGCTTCCGAACCGTTGGCGACATTTCCTGCACGGCTGCCGTCGAGTCCGACGCGTCGACGCTGGACGATGTCATCAACGAGATTCAGGCCACCCGCATCTCCGAACGCGGCGAAACGCGCATCGATGACCAGGTGTCCGAAGCGGCGATGGAAGACCGGAAAAAGGGAGGATATTTTTAA
- the cysN gene encoding sulfate adenylyltransferase subunit CysN — translation MDLLRFITCGSVDDGKSTLIGRLLYDSKSILADQLEAIERASKSRDNGEIDLALLTDGLRSEREQGITIDVAYRYFQTPQRKFIIVDAPGHIQYTRNMVTGASNCELAIVLVDARNGVVEQTRRHSLIASMLGIPHIVVAVNKMDLVGYSQDTFSDICIQYNELAKKLNVSNVTYIPMSALNGDNVVDKSDNMPWYEGPALLDYLETVELDQDANLTDARFPVQYVIRPQTTELHDYRGYAGKITSGIFRKGDSVTVLPSGETSTIDAIEVFEGHQEEAFAPMSVVLHLADDVDISRGNLIVKTDNQPVVSQNIEAMLCWMDTKELKIGSKYLLQHGTFRTRCVIRDISYQLNVNTYEETEGVESLKLNDIAKVVLKTAQPVSFDPYQKNRVNGGAILIDETSNVTVGALMLEAEA, via the coding sequence ATGGATTTACTTCGATTCATAACCTGCGGCTCGGTGGATGACGGCAAAAGCACGCTCATCGGTCGCCTTCTGTACGACTCCAAATCGATTCTGGCCGACCAGCTCGAAGCCATCGAACGCGCCAGCAAAAGCCGCGACAACGGGGAAATCGACCTCGCGCTGCTGACCGACGGCCTCCGCTCGGAACGCGAACAGGGCATCACCATCGACGTAGCTTATCGCTACTTCCAGACGCCCCAGCGGAAATTTATCATCGTCGACGCGCCGGGACACATCCAGTACACCCGCAACATGGTGACGGGCGCTTCCAACTGCGAACTCGCCATCGTGCTCGTCGACGCCCGCAACGGCGTGGTGGAACAGACGCGCCGACACTCGCTCATCGCGTCGATGCTCGGCATTCCGCACATCGTGGTGGCCGTCAACAAAATGGACCTAGTGGGCTACTCGCAGGATACGTTCTCGGACATCTGCATCCAGTACAACGAACTGGCGAAGAAGCTGAACGTCTCGAACGTGACCTATATCCCGATGAGCGCCCTCAACGGTGACAACGTCGTGGACAAGTCCGACAACATGCCGTGGTACGAAGGTCCGGCCCTGCTCGACTACCTCGAAACCGTCGAACTCGACCAGGATGCCAACCTGACGGACGCGCGGTTCCCCGTGCAGTACGTCATCCGTCCGCAGACGACCGAACTCCACGACTACCGGGGTTATGCCGGAAAAATCACCAGCGGCATCTTTCGGAAGGGCGATTCGGTGACCGTGCTGCCTTCCGGCGAAACCTCGACCATCGACGCCATTGAGGTTTTCGAAGGGCATCAAGAGGAAGCCTTCGCGCCCATGTCCGTCGTGCTGCACCTCGCCGACGATGTGGACATCAGCCGGGGCAACCTCATCGTGAAGACCGACAACCAGCCCGTAGTGTCGCAGAACATCGAAGCGATGCTGTGCTGGATGGACACCAAGGAACTGAAAATCGGCAGCAAATACCTGCTGCAGCACGGCACCTTCCGGACGCGCTGCGTCATCCGCGACATCAGCTACCAGCTGAACGTCAATACCTACGAGGAGACGGAAGGCGTCGAAAGCCTGAAGCTGAACGACATCGCCAAGGTGGTGCTGAAAACGGCCCAGCCGGTGAGCTTCGACCCGTATCAGAAGAACCGCGTCAACGGCGGGGCGATCCTGATCGATGAAACGTCGAACGTGACGGTGGGGGCGTTGATGCTGGAAGCGGAGGCTTGA